The Cervus elaphus chromosome 21, mCerEla1.1, whole genome shotgun sequence genome window below encodes:
- the LOC122679163 gene encoding serine/arginine-rich splicing factor 3-like produces MHRDSCPLDCKVYVGNLGNNGNKTELERAFGYYGPLRSVWVARNPPGFAFVEFEDPRDAADAVRELDGRTLCGCRVRVELSNGEKRSRNRGPPPSWGRRPRDDYRRRSPPPRRRSPRRRSFSRSRSRSLSRDRRRERSLSRERNHKPSRSFSRSRSRSRPNERK; encoded by the coding sequence ATGCATCGTGATTCCTGTCCATTGGACTGTAAAGTTTATGTAGGTAATCTTGGAAACAATGGTAACAAGACTGAATTGGAACGAGCTTTTGGCTATTATGGACCACTCCGAAGTGTGTGGGTTGCTAGAAACCCTCCCGGCTTTGCTTTTGTTGAATTTGAAGATCCCCGAGATGCAGCTGATGCTGTTCGAGAGCTAGATGGGAGAACACTGTGTGGCTGCCGAGTAAGAGTGGAACTATCGAATGGTGAAAAGAGAAGTCGTAATCGTGGCCCACCTCCTTCTTGGGGTCGTCGCCCTCGAGATGATTATCGGAGGAGGAGTCCTCCACCTCGACGCAGATCTCCAAGACGGAGAAGCTTCTCCCGCAGCCGGAGCAGGTCCCTTTCTAGAGATAGGAGAAGAGAGAGATCACTGTCCCGGGAGAGAAATCACAAGCCGTCCCGATCTTTCTCTAGGTCTCGTAGCCGATCTAGGCCAAATGAAAGGAAATAG